agctttttttttttttaaaaaacactaaTTCAACTAAACTAGGATgacggctttttatttttttacacactgCCGCCTCGTGTTTCGTATTCTTGCATGCGTCTTCCGAGGCCTCATCTGATCTCTGTCTGCTTCTGCCATTCattcttctttcttttcttaGTCCTCAATCAATCTAAATGGTATTGAACAATTAATAAATGCCCCAATGTCTCTCCTGTTTTATATAAAAAGCACTCAAATGCTTTGGAGCTGCACCAAGTAGGTTAACTGGGTACGTGGAAACGTTTCTTCTTGTCAATCCAGTTGTCTTTCTGTCCAAAAAAACAAGCTCTGCTCACTCATTGATCCTCCTCTCCTCCCTCCGGGGGGCATTACAGCAGGATTTTATTGATTAGGCTCCTTTCCGTGTCAGTGTGCATGTTGCCTCTAGGTGGCAGTCAGTATCTTCTCTGTTTCTCGCTGATCTTTTCTGGCTGGAGAATGGCAAAGAAGCTTTGTCACTTTTGGGATGTAGTAAAGAGCCATTGGGAGAGTCTTTCGATATTCCGAGCATCGTCGGTGTTGTTAATCTCCAACAAAAGGTTGTGCGAGCATTTCGGGATgaaatgaatttattactgCAGCTGTGTGGTTTTGCAACCGTTCTGTTTGTTTGTAGAcactttcagttttttttttttttttgccccctgaCCAATGTTTGGCTCTGTCTCACTCCAAGAAATTGCTGGATGCTTCTTAGTTGAGGCTGCGCTTGACCAGCGATAGGGAAATAAAGCTTCTAGAAATTGGTAATTAATCAGTAAATTTGACattgggaaaaaataaaattaacaatcttagttttttccccccctcattaCAGTTGCTGTTATACAGGCTATAAGTCACACTAATGGTCTTTatgattttcatttttatgtcacagaatcaaaaaaataattgaaatacAACATTAAAGGAATGAATACCTTAATTTTGCAAGAATTTTGTACAGATCGTGCTTAACTCTGATAAAACGAAAGCATCCAGGGATGAAAATGAGACAgtgccaaacaaacaaatgatgcGGGTCAACTTGTCAACACACACTTTTAATATTAATATGGATTTTGTATTTTAAAGGGACCCAAGCCATTTTAAATGTGTTTCTCTGTCACCTACGTTTATAAGCATAGGCTGAATTTGTTTGGAATCATTTCCTTCGTAGTGGATAGGCAGCGATTCCAAAAATATTCCATTTAacgttttgatttaaaaaaataataataaagacacATGACCAAAAATAGGAGCTGACATCAAAACAGAACTGATGGTAGTATTAATGTCGTCGTCGCAGTAGTAGAAGATGTAGGGCCAAAAATGACTGGGGTCCCTTTGCAATGTACCGACTTGCGCAAGCTCATATTAGCAGCGACacttttcctcctcctcatctgtgactcattttttttccttcccacaTATCTTTCACATTTGCCAGCTGTGCATGCACACCTTACCTTACCTTACCTTACCTTACCTTACCTTACCTCACCTTACCTTACCTCACCTTACCTCACATCACCTCCCTTCACCCTTCCACTACAATAATAATTAACTACTTTCTATCCCCTCCCTTATTTGGATACAAATATGGCTGCATTTGTACAAGCGAAAAAGACAAAGCAAATCATGTAGTTTCCAGAATCATCCTAATTTTCCATctggatttttatttctcttcattttgttttgggttttttgggggggctggtGTTGAGTTGTCGTGAGTCTCTGGTGGAAAATGTAGCTTTGATACTAAAAGAGGTCATTGTCTTTTTCCCATATCGCTGCGGAGAACATTCCCTcctcctgtgttttttttttctttgtttccttGTTTTGTTGATATTGCATCCGTGTCACTGATTGAAACGGAAGGTAGGTAACGCTTTGCCTACGCTACGCACGTGATCTTAATGCAGATGAGAATGTGACAAGCACCCTAGCCTGAGTGACGTCAatgtttctctctttctctctgttgTTTACGAGTGGCctttcaaaaacttttttttacttcatcGATTATGATTTTACTCTTGAAGGTTTTATTATGTACTAAaaggtgtgatttttttttcctttttctttctgcgCCTCAATTTTATTGTCAAGCCTGGTATTTTGGTCGCGCCCCCTGGTCTATATTCTCTTTCTCCATTTTTTAGATTacagtattttatttgttttctgtctgGAGGACAGAGCATCTGTTTAACAGAGGGATCACACAGAAATAATCCaatgagatccaatacaagggctgtaaaaaagaaaaaaaaacatccaacatATGTAAGGTTTTGTTTTGATTGTCTTTTGCTAATTAGTCAGTATAATGGTACTTTGATTTTCCGGttgaattcattcattcaaagcaaaacaaaaaaaatggatgaaaaaCTTGCAGGTTGGGGCACTCGCTGTTATTGTGGTTCTATATATTTagaattaataaagtagaatctTAATTGAATGTAATGAGGGCAGGGTTTTTCTGTGACCTACTTTTTGTGGCCTTAAAAACAACCAATAGGGTGCAAATTAttcttttgtactttttttaaaattacaaatgttttAAAGTTAATATTTTAAAGTTTATTCAAATTGACCTCACTCTTTTTCTCCGTTGCACTAATTGGATtccattgaccaaaaaaaaaaaagtataatagACCAAAAATAGCATGCATGAGAGAAAGCTGGCTTCATAAATATGAAAAGATAGATGTGATATTTCGAGCTGCATGCTTACGGCTGTTCTATGCTTTCCATTGTCTCTGATAGGACCTTAATTGTGAaattgctaatgctaatgtgaaattgtgacatttcccttttttgttttgttttctttgtttacaaacaGCACGCAATGGAATAGTGTGAGTAGCCGTATAAGAATGTGTCATCACACGACACACGACTTgctctttttttattgtttttatggaCGCAGGGTGTTTTTTTATGTAATTGTAACAATATTATTAAGTTAGCACGCTGTACTTACATCCAAATCCAGGAATGAAACTCAGTCGTAAACGTAAGACACCATGTAGACATTTCTAGGcccaacagaaaaaaatatttagatttgaaatttttcaaacatttttgtttccTTTGTATGTTTAATAGCGCTCTTGTGTTGGATCTCACATATGCCCAATAGTGTCAATATATTGAtaatcatttcatttttgtctttgGTCTTGAGATTTTACTTTGGCTGGTGGTCCTGGAAAAGGGCGTACATTCAAGTCATTTAAATAATCTCTCCGTGAATAATCCAAAATTTAAAACATGAGCTCATCGCATTTGTTGTTTAAAGAGGCCGATATATTTCCAATAACCGAAAATCAACGTGTTCAGACGGTAAATGTTTGTAATGACATAACAAAACAGTTTTTACTGGTTGTATCGCAGAAGCTCCCTGGAGACATCAAATTTGACACAAACACACGGAATTGAAAAGTTGTCCGAGTGAATGAGCAAATTGGGGAAGACGGTCAAAAGTGCCGTGCCGTTCCCGGATGAGGAAAGTCTCGACGTGTGAGGGAGGCCGTCATGGTTTTCCTCTTTGCTTTGACTTCTTTTCCATTGATgtccatgcacacacacacatgtacacacactaaCAGACACACATCATATCAGGGAAggcttttgtgtctttttctctTGCATTTTGTGAATCTAATGATGCACTTATGTTGCCCCACTTTTCCCTTTTCTTCATACCTTACCTACTAAAGGAGGGAATACCACTTTATTGGTAAGTGGATGCTAACCAGAAGGGAGTTAAACAAGAataaccatttaaaaaaaaaaaaaaaagaaaaaaaaatgggtcgCTGTTCACATGTCAGCACTTGTcctcagggggaaaaaaaaatccagaaagaGAAAATTGAGTAGCAGATGATTTTTGTTTCTGATTCGACTGATTGAATAATTGTGATCTTTATTTTGTTCCCTCCATTTCTGTGATGTTCCGTCCAGttgtcttctctttctgtttacTTTCATTTCTTTGACATCATGACTTTAAAATATAAACAAGTcctcgttgttttttttctctctctctctacactATCTGTAGCTCTttactttctctctctctcttttttttgggtTCACTTTTTTGGTATTTCTTCCTTTCCTCCTTCTCCTAGTTTTGTTTAGTTTGTTTTTGCGGTTATGATTTCTTCAACTCATTATGGTTTTGCATGCCAAGTATTGCATGCGCTGCACCATAGAGGACTATCTACCtatctatttatctatctatcaatctatctatctataagcCATACGGAGAAAACTTTAGATCTTTTTCTTTCTGATGTTACCTTCTTTTGGTACACCGTAGCACGCAGTAAACTGAAAATACATAATTATTCTAATGCtcctttgtccttttttttcttccccttttttttttattttctcatcATTTCTTTCCAGAAGCTCCGGATAGCTGCCACCGGCTCTGCGAGCATCCAGTCCACTTTATCCAAAGAGCAGAAGCTCCATAGCGCCTCCAGCAGGAGCAAATCGGTGCAGATGTGCACCACAGGTGAAGGTGGAAGCGAGGACAGCGTGAGCACCAGGAGAGCCTCTCAGCGAGGACGCAATAAGAGCTGCCACTCTCCTGCTCACAGCAGCGACTCGGCACGCTCGCATCACAACCACACTCACAGAGGAGGGAGGAGCGGCCGCCATCAGAGAAAGTAAGAAGCAAGTTTGAAGCATCAATCTGCCCTTCCACATACACACAATGGTCTCTTCATGATTGCACATTGTCGTTGAGCTCAATGTTTTCGGATGCTTGACTTTATTTTCAGATGTTTACCTTGAAAACTAAATACATAAATTCCAAGAtctggattaaaaaaataaaaatagtgacGCATTAGAATTAAAATTTATGCAGAAAATATAACCTATCACCTGTATGCATAATTATATATCATAGACATCATGAAAGTGATTTAAATGTAAAGATTTGTCCATCCATTTGCCTACACGGAGATCTTTTTCTGGGGTTGTGGAGAACTGCGGCCCATTCTGGAACTAAAGGTACGGCGTTTGGAATGGACTAGACACTATTTTCTGCCCGATATTATCCGCCACGCTTTGCTTCCGTGGTCCATGAAACGGAGGTCCTGCTCTACCTACACAAAACTGTGTGCTTTTCTTCTTCAGGACGAAAAGCAGTCATTCCTCCAAGCGTCACCATCGCTCCGGTCGGGGTCAAGCGCACAACCGCAGCCCGTCGGCCTCGCCGGGCCGCCGCTCTCGTACGTCCAGCAGAAAGAAAGAAGTGTCGCGGAGCAAACAGAGACATCGCAGCAGCTCTTGGAGCAGCGGACATTCGTCGCTTGCGCACAGGGACCGAGGAGTCAGCAAGATCAAATCTCCTCACAACAGACAGAACACCTCCAGGTGAGCACACCTCTCTCCTCATTTGGTTTTTCTTGTCACGCTAACTGGGCTACGCTTGTTGTGTAGAGAGAGGGACAGCCCCAACCGCTGCGACAGCGACGCCGACAGCCGGGCCCGCCGCCGTTCTCGCAGTTACTCGCCCATTCGCAAACGGAGGAGAGATTCCCCCAGTTTCATGGAGGCTCGCAGGATTACCAGGTAACGCAAGTCTTCTGGATGTGCCTTGACAATCGATAAGATGCGCTTCAACTGAAGCCTCGGGTTTTATTGCGTTTTATTTATCTGTTTGTAAGGTGCCAAAAGTAATGGGACAGTCGACCTGAATAGAAATGAAATCAAAGTGGAAAGGCTTCTGTGAAAGTGCATCGTGTCGGTTTCATTTCAGATCCATTGTGCTGATTTTTACAGCTAAAAAGATGATGGATTTTATGGATGGGCTCACGAGCTACAAAAAtggtttacatttattttaaacttCCCCACAGACTTCATGTACTTCAACTTGTTAGTGGGAGCTGACGTATAAGTTTACATGACTCACAAAAAGGGATTGcgttgtgaaatattttttattcagcTGGTAGTTGGAGAACAGCTAGTTATATATAAAGTAGCGAGCTGCAAGTTTGGTCAAGTTAAGTTCAAGTAAAGGTTATAGTGTATTTTAGGTTCATCCTGAAATTTCACCCCTGACTTTTTGTCTTATGTTTGATCtccattaaataaaaataacagcaGGGAAATTAACCTTCAAATATATTTGTTTACATATGAAACTATTTGTAATTTGAAAATATGTGCTTTTCGTTCTTTTTCAACTGTAAAACAATTTAAGATTGCAGAAACTTGATCAAGTAAAGCTAAAACTAAACATAcactttgttttatttcaaataaatgAGGCCAACGAACTGCGAGTATTTTTATTATGGAGTCAAACTCAGCCCCTGCTGTTAGCGAGTTTAAATGCactttgttgttattattattattattattattattattattattattagaagtTAGCTGTGCCAGCTCTTGGTGTACGTGGACAAATATCaatgaatgtgaaaaaaaagtcaaatatgcTGTCATTTTTCACTCCAGCCCTTAAAGGTTCTGCCAAAACAACGAGATGCTGCTGGCCAGTTGCCGTGGTAACTGTTGCCGTGCAGTAGGACCCTGCTAGTCTGACTCCTGAAGCTTGACTGAGCAGTAAAACACCTCCAGAGTAAACCTGGCttcctcctgtttttttttctctctctcctcctcctcctccacattCTTTGTGATATTCACAGCAACTCTGCCCACTCACTAATATCAATCAGAaatgctatcaaggttctttctCGCTCTTTCTTGTGCGTTGCCATGACGGATTTGACAAACTGATTTGCAAGTGCTTTATAGGAGCAATACCTTGATAGCGTTCTACTAACCAAGTAGCGGGTTGTGGATTTGGTGGCTGGGCCTTCTTAATCCAACCacgatcaaaataaaatcacacaAGGGTGTCATCTTAATCATCTGAAGCAAATACGACTAACCACGCTATTGTTGACAACTGGTGTTCTTTTGGGTGACAATTCGCTATTAACGAGTTAACTAACGAGCTTTTCTCTTCTGAGTGTGAGCTTGTTTTAACCCACATTGCTGCTCTCTTTTAGCTCCCGACCTGGTCACAACCATCTAACAATGATTTTGCTTGTGCAAATATTAACAATAAATGGTTTTGATTTGATGATGATTTTTGACATGCGCTTTCCGGTCGCCCTTCTCCCCAGTGCTCGGAAACGTCCCATCCCGTACTACCGGCCGAGCCCGTCGACATCCAGCTACGACAGCAGCCCTTCGCGCTCCAGCCGCAGTCGCAGCTACAGCAGCTATAGTGCGAGTCGCAGCAGGAGTCGAAGCAGGAGCAGGAGTCGAAGTCGTAGTCGCAGCTGGAGTCGAAGTCGCAGCTGGAGTCGCAGTCGATCTCGTAGTTATTCCAGCCACAGCAGCTACGACAGTCCAGGCTTCTGAGGTTAACCTTGGGAGAGGGGGGGTGTCATGTCCAGAGTCCAATTCCATTTTACCCTTCTATAATGCGGTCAAATCATTTCCAAGTATTTGGCCAACgactaaaaaattaaaaacattgaAATTGAGCACTAAATTTAAGAAGCttcaaaaacaaatgcatttagctTTTCCCAATTATAGACAGTATCCTTGTAATTGCCTGCGACACATCAACGATAATGAAAATCAGTTCAAAATAATCACATATTTTATAGTTCAATCCCTTtatcttttaaatttcaaatCCATTGCTGTGGTGTTTAAATATTTCCTCCAAATCAGTTCATACATCAAACCTAGATTTGGTAGAGCCCTTGAACAAATCTTGCTATTTTCAGCATGTTCTTTcacttcttttaaaaaaaaaaataaccaaaaGTAAATAGGTactttcatatatatatatcgatACTGTATGTATACATTAAAAATAAGTGCCGAGTGTCCTACACATGATATGAAAAAGACACCATTTAGTCCCCCCCCCACTCCTAAAATGAGCGGCAAGATCAATGAAAGAACAAAAGAGgacaaaataactttttttatgCTTAAAAGTTACATTTTATGTTTGTCTGTATAGATTTCTTCTGGCTTTGTAAACTATGCACTGTATACTCCATTAAGTTGCAAGAATCCAGGTGACACACTATAGCATGGCCAATCGGGAAGCCTTTTTGTCATGGGATGGGATGTGGCCCTAATGAATCTTTTAGGATACTACTATTATGGTATGCCAGCCAGCCAAAAGCAAATTAGATGAAATGTATTTCAAGATGTCGCTTTCCATGTAAGTACCAATGAGGCTGGCCTGGCACTGTACAGGAAAAACCTACTGCAAAACTTTCCATGCACATGTTTTGTGagataactatttaatgtatttatttatttattgacattgatttatttatgtatttatttatttattggactATTTGTTATTTGAAGTTATTGAACCTGTTTTTAGCCGCAAAGCTAGTCGAATCACACTTCGGCTGTTGTGAAAATGGACTGTTTGCATCCATGTTGCTTAGGTGGAAGACTTCCACATAAGCTGTCTGGCTGAAGATGCACTCTTCTATGTTTAAAGATTGTTCAATTGAACCCCCGTCATTATTTCATGGAGTGGTTCAATACATGACTAATGGTCTCCTTCCAAAGTCTACATTCCATTGTATCCCACATTTTACCCATTTAGACAGTTACATCCTCAAAATAGAATTTTCATGCTTTGGTGCAAAGTCCAGACCTCAACTCCATTTTAAAACCTGTTCAGCACCTGAGAAGTTGAAACATAGTCCACATTTTCATCATTTGTCATCCGTGGCaaagtgtcccaatacttttgcctaCAAAGCGTAAAAGCCAAGTTGAGAAGAGACTTAGTCAGGATCTGCCCTAACTGGTCCATGTTCATCACAGAAGTAAATCGAGTCATTTACATAAGCAAATCGAGTCAGGCTCCACCACAAAGTCTTCCTCCCACTTTTTCATATCTTATGTCATCAACAGTTTGCTCCCATTCCATGTAAAAccccgaataaaaaaaaaaaagcccgtcCTTAATTTATTCCGAATATAACACTGCCCCTTTTCATCCGCCTTCTTTGTAGTGTACAACTTCATATTCCTGACAATAAATTGAAACAAATGGGCGACACAAATCCTGTTTGTTGTCTCCTTTCAGCAgataaggagggagggagggttaaCAGTGCAGCGGTCAGCTGTCATTTGGGGAGGGCCTTCCTGCTGGATTCCATTGCAGTGCTCCCCTCTGCCACAAATAGATGTTCTGGTAACTTCCACCAATGTGTAGAGGGGAGTGGAAAGAGGAGGGCTGTCGTATAAATACCAGGTCGCCAAACATTGTCAGCAGGGAGGCCAAAGTGCACCGACCATAACAGAAGCAGCTCTTCTCGGTTCATCATGGCAGAGAGACGCATTCCTTTCACTCTAGTCCGCAGCCCAAGCTGGGACCCCTTCCGCGACTGGCACAGCCGCATCTTCGACCAGACCTTCGCCATGCCCACCCCGATGGAAGACTTGGTTTCCTACCCCAGCACCCACTGGCCGGGCTACATGCGGCCCGCCGCCCTGATGACCCCCGAGATGATGTACCCCGGCGCCATGATGGCCCAGCAGGCTCGCGCTCTGTCCCGCCAGATGAGCACGGGTATGTCGGAGATCAAGCAGACCCAAGACAACTGGAAAGTCTCTCTGGACGTCAACCACTTCTCACCTGAAGAGCTGGTGATCAAGACCAAGGATGGAGTGGTGGAGATTACTGGTAAGATCTCACTTGTATTCTTGTTTGTCCCTTGCATTGGTTTTCATTAGATTGTGCAGGACCAGCCCCCCAAATCCATGCTTCTCCTAACAGCTTAACTGTTCTAGAAAGTTCTAGTTACATAACGCCTTGGAACAATGTAATGCTGTTTTCCAGCGTACTCGTGGGTGTGGACTTTTCACTGAGACAAAAAATGTGTAGGGGTGGATGACTTCCTTATCTCTGACTTCACACTTTTTAACACAATGCTCTTGGATGAAGGTTTAAAAGAACACTTGGATCTGGTCCAGGTTTTGACATCTGACACACTCCACATAGTCGGCCGGGGCACCGAATATAAACAAAGCCGCAATGGAATTTGCAGCCTTCTGTTCACTTatgtcaaaagaaaacaaagaccATCTGCTTCAATTTTAACCATGCTGAAAGGTGATCGGTGACTTTGACAAGACTTAAGTCGGTCCTTTTTAGGATACGTGTCCATGAGAGCCAATCACAGTGCATCATCTGCCTGTTGCCACAACAAACACTCAAGCACATTGATCGAATGTTAATCGTTAGAGTCATTTTCAATTGTGTGGAGTTGACCTGAAGGGAACACCTGACCTGAAATGATGTCACTTGAGAGAGCTGAATCCATCCCAGTTGACTGCAGAGGAGCGTCACCAACCCAAATGCAGGGCTGCCCAACATTCTTGGAGATTCCAGTCCAGTCAGTGGGGTTCTTGAAGTGGAACACACAGATACTATGCGGACTATAAATACAGAAACATGAAGAGAATGCAGCATTGGTGGGAGATGACCTCATGATCTCACATTACGTCACAAGTGGAGCATTCATGCATATTTGCAGGAAAACATCATTTGCAGTGTCAATcagaatgtattattattatcattaatcATCTTCTTCTTGTTTGATCCATAGGCAAACACGAGGAGCGAAAAGATGAACATGGTTTTGTATCTAGATGTTTCACCAGGAAATATACGTAAgtagttctttttttaaacctaaAAAATAGGAAGGTTTTTAATTGCTATGGCAAAGAGGGTTTGATTATAGGAATGAAGTGTtattttttgaaaatgaaaaaaaatatccctcCATGATCAAAAATTGTTTTTGCTTTGGTTTTGCTGCCATCTAGAGGCCACACTGTCAACTAAACAGAAGGcaccaacgttttttttttctttcttttttcaaattgaCAATTTACTTTAGAACGTTTTATAGTGTAAAATTAacagtaataataatttaaaaaatattcatcTTTAATTATTAATGGCTAGTTTACTCATCATATATTTTCCTATGACCAAAGAAAAAGGCAGTGCTCAAGAGCTATTTGGAATTTTAAATATTcacaaatatattttacaaCAGCATTTAACTGTCAtttaaacaagtgaatttttcaatatttttctcAGGAGTATTTGAAGCTTATTGTTGGGAGGAGCAGTCAATAACCTCATGTCAGTTTTTCTCTTTTCTTATAATACACTACGCcttaataatgattttttttttttttttctggcagcCTCCCTTCCAGCGCCAACGTAGAAAAGGTCACCTCCTCGCTGTCTCCCGATGGCGTGTTGACCGTGGAGGCCCCACTAGCCAAGCTGGCCATCGGGGCCGCAGAGACCTCAATACCCGTCACTGTGGACACCAAAAGTGGCGTGGTGAAGAAATGAGACTCGCTCGCTTGTGtctaaacaaaataatttcaatGGCAACATCTGGACTCATTGAGCTAAGCCACGgcgagagcaccttttactgcatgtgtgtgttttctgcTGTACTTGTTCTCCTGTAGCTCACATACTTTGTTCTCCTTTCCTTATTTCTGCTGAgcacctctcctctcctctcctctcctctcacgCAAGCTGTTATATATCAAGTCTCTCGAGAGCATGCTCTTCAAAAACACCCAAAAGCAGAACAATGCCCGTTACAAGTCTGCAAATAGGCTGCTTTCATCCTCAGTTGATTTCAAAATGTCAACAGAGAATAAAGACAAAATTACATACACGGTGTCTCTCTTTTGGGCTATTTTATTTCTACCATGAGCTCattttctaaaaataaaatcccTGATATTTCTCATTTTTCATGCACACGTCGTACAACTTCCTTCTTGTCCATTCTGTGGCACCATGTGTGCGTTCTTCTTCGCACATATGTTGCTTACACACGTTCATGTGTCAGGTCGTCATGGAAACAGAGCGCTGACGTCGTCAAAGAGCTGCAGGCCGTCACGAAACACATTCAAATGGTGGAGTGAAAAGCCTGGAAGAGAAGCCGGGGGGCTGATTAAAGGACACTGGAGAACATTTTGGATGGACACTTTGGAATCAGACATTTTTCTTAAGTATCAGTAATCTGCCACTTTAATATAAAACACATTCAAATATTTACGTAATTTTTCTCACTCCCATAATGCCTGAAGATGTCATCATCTCTTCAAACCTTCCCGTGCATAAAACACACGAATGAAGCAATGTTCAGATGACTCATTGTGAAGAGTATGGAGGTCATCCAGTGCAGTGGTCTGTCAGAGGCGGATCAAATGAAAGATGTATCAGCACAACTGGTGATGGAGTGTCCCGCCACGCCCGCCGCGGCGTCGTACGTCCTCTTCCTTCTGTGTTCATATTGCGTGCCAGTCCACTAATGCACATGCTAACCCCACTCTTGACTCGGAAGCTGCAGGCCAGCGCTATTTATAGAGCGCTCTGCTATGCACTCAGCCTCC
The nucleotide sequence above comes from Syngnathus scovelli strain Florida chromosome 15, RoL_Ssco_1.2, whole genome shotgun sequence. Encoded proteins:
- the hspb1 gene encoding heat shock protein beta-1, translating into MAERRIPFTLVRSPSWDPFRDWHSRIFDQTFAMPTPMEDLVSYPSTHWPGYMRPAALMTPEMMYPGAMMAQQARALSRQMSTGMSEIKQTQDNWKVSLDVNHFSPEELVIKTKDGVVEITGKHEERKDEHGFVSRCFTRKYTLPSSANVEKVTSSLSPDGVLTVEAPLAKLAIGAAETSIPVTVDTKSGVVKK